From one Flavobacterium sp. N502536 genomic stretch:
- a CDS encoding cyclase family protein gives MLALIDNKYQIDLSKPIDISIPLTNTDENPIAWYIEKPVIEPVVFGDWIGKVSEGKSSTNFNNIFFNPHGHGTHSECLGHITNDFYSINECLKQFFFLAQLITVEPEKIGDDLVITKDHISTSLNGTNDSSSPTKTIEALIIRTLPNQKDKKSRKYSNTNPPYLSEEAAIYIRESKIQHLLIDLPSVDKEHDEGKLLAHKAFWNVKDTLHLNADARLNATITEMIFVSDEIKDGDYILNLQIASFENDASPSKPLLFEISGC, from the coding sequence ATGCTAGCACTTATTGACAACAAATATCAAATCGACCTATCAAAACCCATTGATATTTCAATTCCGTTAACCAATACAGACGAAAACCCGATTGCCTGGTACATCGAAAAACCCGTTATTGAACCGGTCGTTTTTGGCGATTGGATCGGGAAAGTTTCGGAAGGAAAATCATCTACCAATTTTAATAATATTTTCTTCAATCCGCATGGGCATGGAACGCACTCGGAATGTTTGGGACATATCACAAATGACTTTTATAGTATCAATGAGTGTTTAAAACAGTTTTTCTTTTTGGCTCAACTCATTACGGTTGAACCTGAAAAAATTGGTGATGATCTGGTGATTACAAAAGATCACATTTCGACTTCGCTCAATGGGACAAATGATTCGTCTTCGCCCACCAAAACAATTGAAGCGCTAATTATCAGAACACTTCCCAACCAAAAAGATAAAAAGTCAAGGAAATACTCGAATACAAATCCACCGTATTTATCTGAAGAAGCCGCTATTTACATTCGTGAAAGCAAAATTCAGCATTTGTTAATTGACTTGCCAAGTGTGGACAAAGAACATGACGAGGGAAAATTACTGGCTCACAAAGCTTTTTGGAACGTAAAAGATACGCTTCATTTAAACGCTGATGCGAGATTAAACGCAACGATTACCGAAATGATTTTTGTTTCGGATGAAATCAAAGATGGCGACTATATACTAAATCTTCAGATTGCTTCGTTTGAAAACGATGCAAGTCCAAGTAAACCATTGTTATTTGAGATTTCAGGTTGTTGA
- a CDS encoding DUF4260 domain-containing protein yields MKTIIKLEELGMLLLGIYLFSLLNYQWWWFLVFILAPDLSMTGYAFNSKIGAFLYNVFHHKGLAILVYIVGCYFKTEPLQLIGIMLFSHAAMDRFFDYGLKYQKGFKYTHLGEIGK; encoded by the coding sequence ATGAAAACAATAATTAAACTTGAAGAATTAGGAATGTTGCTTCTCGGAATCTATTTATTTAGCCTTTTAAACTATCAATGGTGGTGGTTTTTAGTCTTCATTTTGGCTCCGGACCTTTCGATGACGGGTTATGCATTTAATTCTAAAATTGGTGCTTTTTTGTACAATGTATTCCATCATAAAGGGCTCGCGATCTTAGTTTATATAGTGGGTTGTTATTTCAAAACGGAACCCCTTCAGCTTATCGGAATTATGCTATTCTCGCATGCTGCAATGGATCGTTTCTTCGATTATGGGTTAAAATATCAAAAAGGTTTTAAGTATACACATTTAGGTGAAATCGGTAAATAA
- a CDS encoding GNAT family N-acetyltransferase codes for MITVSTDKTKLDVPFIQNFLKDIYWAAGRTIEEVQTTIDASVCFGIYLNDKQIGFARVITDYAVFGYVMDVFITEEQRGKGYSSVLIEAMMNEPVLKNIQIWRLATTDAHFLYEKFGFTALQHPEKMMEKKIT; via the coding sequence ATGATAACCGTTTCGACCGATAAAACTAAACTTGATGTTCCGTTTATACAAAATTTCCTGAAGGATATTTACTGGGCTGCGGGAAGAACTATTGAAGAAGTTCAGACCACAATTGATGCTTCCGTTTGTTTTGGAATTTACCTCAATGACAAACAAATCGGCTTTGCGAGGGTTATTACAGACTACGCCGTTTTTGGATATGTAATGGATGTTTTTATTACCGAAGAGCAGCGTGGTAAAGGATATTCGTCTGTTTTAATAGAAGCAATGATGAATGAACCTGTTCTAAAAAACATTCAAATATGGAGATTGGCGACTACTGATGCTCATTTTTTATATGAAAAATTTGGTTTTACAGCCTTACAGCATCCCGAAAAAATGATGGAAAAGAAAATAACATGA
- the hemW gene encoding radical SAM family heme chaperone HemW produces the protein MSGIYIHIPFCKQACHYCDFHFSTSMKKKDEMVLALAKEIVMRKDEFKLLDSAQNDNQIETIYFGGGTPSVLNNDEINFLIDTVYKNYKVAENPEITLEANPDDLSPERILELSKSPINRLSIGIQSFYEADLKMMNRAHNAAEAINCLKEATRYFDNISLDLIYGIPGLTDEMWKKNIETALSFGIPHISSYALTVEPKTALKKLIDTGKIAEPQDEAASNHFMILVYTLEKNGFIHYELSNFGKENYFSKNNSAYWLGKKYIGIGPSAHSYDGEKRGWNVANNSLYIKSIQNDELPIETEILSKSDRYNEYIMTGLRTIWGVSLDRIEAEFGSDYLDYLQKQSQKFLDDDLLFIENNILKPTAKGKFLTDGIASDLFYLNLEE, from the coding sequence ATGAGCGGTATTTACATCCATATCCCTTTTTGCAAGCAGGCTTGTCACTATTGCGACTTTCATTTTTCGACTTCAATGAAAAAGAAAGACGAGATGGTTTTGGCATTAGCCAAAGAAATCGTCATGCGAAAGGATGAGTTTAAGCTTCTCGACTCTGCTCAAAATGACAACCAGATTGAAACTATTTATTTTGGCGGTGGGACTCCCTCGGTTTTGAATAATGACGAGATAAACTTTTTAATCGATACTGTTTACAAGAATTATAAGGTAGCAGAAAATCCGGAAATAACACTCGAAGCAAATCCCGATGATTTGTCTCCGGAACGTATCCTGGAATTATCAAAAAGCCCTATCAACCGTTTAAGCATTGGGATTCAGTCGTTCTATGAAGCGGATTTAAAAATGATGAACCGCGCTCATAATGCGGCAGAGGCGATAAATTGTTTAAAAGAAGCGACCAGATATTTCGACAATATTTCACTCGATTTGATCTACGGAATTCCCGGTCTGACTGACGAAATGTGGAAAAAGAATATTGAAACAGCTCTGTCCTTTGGTATTCCGCACATTTCGAGTTATGCTCTGACGGTAGAACCCAAAACGGCTTTAAAAAAACTGATCGACACCGGTAAAATTGCAGAACCACAAGACGAAGCAGCTTCCAATCATTTTATGATTCTGGTTTATACCCTTGAAAAAAATGGGTTTATTCATTACGAATTATCCAATTTCGGAAAGGAGAATTATTTCTCCAAAAACAATTCGGCTTACTGGCTTGGTAAAAAATACATCGGAATTGGCCCTTCGGCACACAGCTATGATGGTGAAAAAAGAGGCTGGAATGTGGCGAATAATTCCCTTTACATCAAATCAATTCAGAATGACGAACTTCCAATAGAAACTGAAATTCTGTCTAAATCGGATCGTTATAACGAATATATTATGACGGGTTTAAGAACCATTTGGGGCGTTTCCTTAGATCGGATTGAAGCTGAATTTGGCTCAGATTATCTGGATTATCTCCAAAAACAATCTCAGAAATTCCTGGACGATGATTTACTTTTTATCGAAAACAACATTCTAAAACCAACGGCAAAAGGAAAATTTTTAACGGATGGAATTGCAAGTGATCTCTTTTACTTAAATTTGGAAGAATAA
- the ruvC gene encoding crossover junction endodeoxyribonuclease RuvC, whose translation MTKERIILGIDPGTTIMGFGLIKVINKKMEFLQLNELQLSKYDNHYQKLKIIFERTIELIETHHPDEIAIEAPFFGKNVQSMLKLGRAQGVAMAAGLSRDIPITEYEPKKIKMAITGNGNASKEQVAKMLQQLLGLKELPKNLDSTDGLAAAVCHFFNSGKVVAGKSYSGWDAFVKQNEERIKK comes from the coding sequence TTGACAAAAGAACGCATCATATTAGGTATTGACCCCGGAACCACAATTATGGGTTTCGGATTAATTAAAGTCATTAATAAAAAAATGGAATTTCTGCAGCTTAACGAATTGCAACTTTCCAAATACGACAATCATTACCAAAAATTAAAAATCATATTTGAACGTACGATCGAATTAATAGAAACGCACCATCCCGACGAAATTGCGATTGAAGCTCCATTCTTTGGCAAAAACGTTCAGTCGATGTTAAAGCTAGGTCGTGCACAGGGTGTCGCAATGGCAGCGGGACTTTCGAGAGACATTCCGATCACGGAATACGAACCCAAAAAGATTAAAATGGCCATTACCGGAAACGGAAACGCCAGTAAAGAACAAGTCGCCAAAATGCTGCAACAACTTTTAGGCCTGAAAGAATTACCTAAAAACCTCGATTCAACAGATGGTTTAGCAGCTGCTGTTTGTCACTTTTTCAATTCCGGAAAGGTGGTTGCCGGTAAAAGTTATTCGGGCTGGGATGCTTTTGTGAAACAAAATGAAGAACGAATTAAAAAATAG
- a CDS encoding flippase-like domain-containing protein yields the protein MISIPHKAKQLLVLLIKLLIVGGAFYFIYNQLAHNDKLDWQKFIVLFRKNQSVVGIGFILLLSVLNRYFEILKWQNLAKVIHEISLGEATKQVLAALTAGIFTPNGVGEYAGKALYYSKSEAKKVIFLNLICNGIQMILTVIFGIFGLLYFNAKHEIITTQTVAVLFGIFVLLFVVLFSLKKIKIKGYSIEKLVHKINEIPKPIHRKNILLGVLRYLVFSHQYYFLFLAFDVDLPYFTLIATIAVVYFLASSLPTFQFLDFAVKGSVAIYFFGILGVNEWIVVFISTLMWFLNVVLPVVIGAYYVLNFKTRTAE from the coding sequence ATGATTTCAATTCCTCACAAAGCTAAGCAATTACTTGTTCTTCTAATCAAACTTTTGATTGTAGGTGGTGCATTTTACTTTATTTATAATCAGTTGGCGCACAATGATAAACTCGATTGGCAAAAATTTATCGTGCTGTTTCGTAAAAATCAGTCGGTAGTAGGAATTGGTTTTATCTTGCTTTTGAGTGTTTTGAATCGTTATTTTGAAATTCTGAAATGGCAGAATCTGGCAAAGGTAATTCATGAGATTTCTTTGGGAGAAGCGACTAAACAAGTGCTGGCAGCTTTAACAGCAGGAATTTTTACGCCAAACGGAGTAGGAGAGTATGCAGGAAAAGCGTTGTATTATTCGAAATCAGAGGCTAAAAAAGTAATTTTCTTAAACCTGATCTGCAACGGAATCCAGATGATTTTAACGGTGATTTTCGGGATTTTTGGGTTGTTGTATTTTAATGCCAAGCATGAGATCATTACAACTCAAACGGTGGCCGTTTTGTTTGGAATTTTTGTATTGCTTTTTGTTGTTTTGTTTTCGCTGAAGAAAATAAAAATTAAAGGATATTCGATTGAGAAATTAGTACATAAGATCAATGAAATTCCAAAACCAATTCACCGCAAAAATATTCTTTTAGGGGTTTTGCGTTATTTGGTTTTTTCGCATCAGTACTACTTTTTGTTTTTGGCTTTTGATGTCGATTTGCCGTATTTCACCTTAATTGCAACCATTGCTGTGGTTTACTTTTTGGCTTCGTCACTGCCTACTTTTCAATTTCTGGATTTTGCGGTAAAAGGAAGTGTTGCTATTTATTTCTTTGGAATTTTAGGTGTAAACGAATGGATTGTAGTTTTTATCAGCACTCTGATGTGGTTT